The DNA segment TATAATTAACTCTTGTTTGATATTCTATTAAGTCAATTTTTAGCTTTGCAACTGACTACTGATGCCAAAGTCAAGATTTTTCAAATTCATTTTAAGATATGTGAATTGATAAAAAAATGCAAGCTTATGAGATTAACTTAAATTAATGTAAGAAGGAAAAATGGAATCTTTTTATTGACATATAAAACCATGAGATAAACAAGGGATATGAATCACCATGAAAGGTTCATAATAGAGTTTTTTACGGTACATTATTCGGTaccccttgataggaaggtgcgGAGGTCAAGAATCAAGGTAGACGGCTAGTAGGTACATTATTCGGAaccccttgataggaaggtgcgGAGGTCAAGAAACAAGTTAGACGGCTAGTAGGTAGTCGAGAGTATTAGTTCTAGTCTTGTGTTCTATTATTCTTAGATGTTTTAGTATTACTTGTTCCTTTCGGTTCGTTTTCTTACTGTCTTGTTGTTATTACTGCTTGGTGCTACtacttttctttttgtctttcGAGAGCCGAggtctatcagaaacaacctctctaccttcatgGTGGGGTAAGGTGTGCgaacacactaccctccccagaccccacttgtggtaTTAAATTGagtttattgttgttatttggtCTTTATTAAAAAACTGTTTGGGAAGGTTTCTAGATGACATTAGCAAGAAATTAATGACTTGAAGTTGATGTCTTCTTATAGAAAATTTTGATCTTAGATCAATTTCTGAATCATTATGTCACTTTACTAGGTTACAAGTTACGACTCTGATTCACCATTGACATGATAAGATTCTGCTGCTATATATGCAAGTTGTACTGTGTAATGGTTCCTATTGAGACAAAAAAAATGGCTAAAAAGCAGTAGCGGCTCTAGTGCATAGTTTATGGGTTCCAaagaacccagtaacttttgtgCAGACCGTGTATTTCTATTAAGAAGCCCACTAACTATCTATAAATCTTTTACTGTGAGCCCAGTTACTACACTTGAAATCTATGTAGGAACCTATAATGTTTAAATCTTGGATCCGCCTCTACTAAAAAGTATATTAGTTGAGCTAGTGAAGTGTAATCTAACTCCCGGAGTATTCAAAGCTCAAGCTTCTAGAAAATCGGATGTGGTTCAATAATGAAAGTATTCAAGAAATTGTGGCAACTTCTAAAATTTCAATCTGAGATAGTTTCTTTACCTTCTGGTACCTACTCCTCAATGCAGAAACAAAAATTCCATGCATCTGAGGATACCTAAAAGATAACCGTTGAGAACAGATAGTCATAAACCTAGAAACAATTGAGCTCCTTATTTCTCCCCTCACCAAATGAAGTTTTGCAAAGAAATGAACAGGTTAGCGAGTAGATCTAAAAAAGAAGATGATATAGTGCAAATAAAAAGGTGGCATACATTTAGGGTGTAAAATGTAAAGAACCCTATGGTTTTGTAAACAATGCTGTGTGAAGCAATAATTCTATAGTTTATTAAGATCTTTTGTGGTGAATCCCTGGTGTTCTctggaggattttctttgcttaAAAGAATTTTAGTATATATTCTTGATCACTCGAAAACATGAGAATTCGACTGATTCCTTTCCTTGTTACAGAAAAGCACAGAAGTGGTTGGATTATTGCACGTTAACTGGTAAATATTGGTATCAGCGTGTTAATGCTGGCAATCAGTCATATTCATTTGACTGATTGCCAATTAGCAGATGGGTACCCAGAGTTCACTGAAGCCTAATACAGCCTTAGCGGGTGTGCATGGTGTGCAAGTGGTGCCTCATTCACCATTTGCATTGGAAGAGATAAAACAACGTGGGGACTTGCATCAACCTCGTCATGAAAGTTTTTCTGTTGGAACAAGACATCAGCTAATAGTTCAGTAAGTGAAAAAAAATGAGGTTCTCTCACTTGACCTCTAATCATTTGTGCGGAGGTGCTTTTCTATCTTCTTGAAGTAACGTAGATGATTGAATTGTCAACTCAGATCCAAAGTTAGGATTCTTGTTGAATAAGAATTTGACTCGTCATGTTATCTTGTTCACCAGGAGAGTTTGGCAGCAAAGGCCTGGTTGCCTGAGGCCCATCCGTTGCTGTCTCCACGGTAAAGATACAAAGAGCAATCTCTTTTATTATTACTTAGGTGTATCATACTGCCTCCAACATATTTCTAATCGATCAGTTGTTTTTCTTTTAGGTGATAGTACTGTTGCTGAAACTattgctaatgtgatcacttcTCTTCCTTTTATTGCACTTGGACTTCAGGCTCCAAGGTCAGAAATTTAATTTTCTAGAGCTGCTTTAAGATGACCACATTTGATTACTCGCATAATCTTTAATTTCTTTGTTTGTTGCTGCAGGAAGAATCTCCATTGCAAACTTTATGCAAATTCTTTGATTGGAGTTGGAATTGCCTCCACTTTGTACCATTCTTCAAGAGGGAAAATAAGACGGTATCTGAGATGGGCTGACTACACGATGATAGCAACAGCAACAGTGGTAAGTCTTAAGCAGTTCATTCATTTTTAAATCTTTTCAGGATCTTTATGTTGCCTAGATATTACAACATGCAATTTTGTTTGGATCTTTAATCACACAAGAAGTCTTTCTGAAAATTATATTATTGATAACTACATAATTCTTCAACACCAGAAATAAAAAAGTGCAAAGAATTAGGAAAGGTCTGTGCCATCGACATTGAAATAGCAGGAGGGTGTGCTCGAATAGACTACTTGGTCTCCATTTGCTAAATTATGTGAGAGGTATCTACGACACATGGAAGTGATGATCCTTTCCATTAGAGTGCTCAAATTCCTAGAAATGCTTATTTTTGGATGCCAATTAGATAGAGCTATGCTGGAATTTTGGTGTACTACCTTGAGAAAAGCATCTTTTTgtgttttgagaaattttattcaTTATGAACTTTCTATCAGATAGTACTTCTCCAAAAAAGATGATGCAATCTTCGACATTTAAGTCTCAAGTACCTCAAAGAAAATACTAAAGCTACACCATTCCCCTAAtgaccatttttatttttttgtgttttattCCCTGGACTAATACATGTTTAAATGTGATTAGTTTTACTAGCAATGCTATATTAGACTTATGAGTTTGTTTTCTCAATGATTTTATGAAGCACATACAAATTCCATTATGTTTAGTAAGTTCACGAATCACAACGTTGCGCAGATTTAAAAAGATTCATCAAAAGAAAATAACTTTTCTACATTTTGCTTTGGCTAACATTTTGAAAGGGATAATATTCTATGTTCTCTTTTCTTATGTTTTCGAAAAACATAATGTGCATTTTTTATTGTACCAGCATTActagtttgtttgttttttctttctatagtatttttttttttttttggtaactaaCTTAATTTTATtaatcaccaaagcaatcaaTTACAAAGCCATAGCTAAGCCAACAAAGCTAGCTATATCAATaggaaacaaacaaagaaaaaacTCCTACTCCAAAACTACCTACTCCACACTTTGATCATCTCAGAAGACATGGGACTGTAGGTGAGCTTTGATTCTAGGGGGTGCCAGAACACAGCAAATATAAGCTATCTCCTTCGCAATGTTTTCATACTGTCTACTCCTTTGGTCAAATATTCGTAAGTTCCTCTCAATCCAAGTATGGTGAATAGCCTCTGCATAGACCAGTTTGAAGATCAGTGCTTGTTGGGATTTCCCTCTTGAACACTTGATGACCCATTGGCTTTATTCACTCCAGTCT comes from the Nicotiana sylvestris chromosome 4, ASM39365v2, whole genome shotgun sequence genome and includes:
- the LOC104215470 gene encoding uncharacterized protein, with the translated sequence MGTQSSLKPNTALAGVHGVQVVPHSPFALEEIKQRGDLHQPRHESFSVGTRHQLIVQRVWQQRPGCLRPIRCCLHGDSTVAETIANVITSLPFIALGLQAPRKNLHCKLYANSLIGVGIASTLYHSSRGKIRRYLRWADYTMIATATVCLSRALRNENPKLLMAASAVLLPIQPLMVSAVHTGIMEVAFAKRAIQDPELRMAHNVHKMSSLLGGALFIADDVFPETPFLHAGWHLAAAVGVSTCNKLLE